The window CCCGGTGCAGGTCTGCGGGCTCGACCGGATCGACAGCGTGGTCGTCGACGCGCCCCTGCCCGAGCCGGTCGCGACGACGGTGCGGCGCAACGGCATCCGCGTCATCACCGCCTGACTTTTCCGGCCCACTCCGCCACCGGCCGCCGGTCCGGCGGGCGGCACCGGGTGTCACGACGCCCTGCGGCGGGCCCTGCCGTCCCGGTAGCCCAGCGGCATGCCCGGCCGTCCAGCTAGCCCAGCGGCGGGCCCTGCCGTCCGCGTAGCCCTGCGGCGGGCCCGGCGGTCCGGGTAGCCCACCAGCACCACCGCGGCGACACGTCCCGTTGCGGGGCGCGTCGTCCTTTTTCGCCCGCCACCGCCGGTCACCGGGACGACCCAGTTTGTTTCCAGCCCTTGACGGGCGGATGAACGCCGGCTAGAACTGCATGCAGTTCTTCACAAGTGTGAGAGAGGCCTCATGGGACTCAGCGGAGATCTGCAGCACGCCCCGGACGTGGTCGACCAGGCCGCCCCCGCGGCCGGAAAGGCCGGCCCCTCGGTGGGCGCCGTGCGGCTGCCCGACGTCCCCGTCGCCGACGTGCGGTGCCGGGTGTTCCGCGCCCGGCCCGCCGAGCAGATCGCGATGTCCTTCGCCCCCCTGACCCACCGGGTGATGGTGCTGGTCGAGGTCGAGCTGGCCGACGGTTCGATCGGCGTCGGCGAGAGCTGGGCCAACTACCCGTCCTGGGCCTGGCGCGAGCGCATCGCCACGATCAGGGAGGGCGTGACGCCACTGCTGCTCGGCACGCGGCCGGCCGACCCCGCCGACGCGCAGCGGGCGCTGATGGCGAAGCTGGGTCCGCTGGGCCGCCAGTGGGGTGCGCCCGGCCCGATCCACCAGGCGGTGAGCGCGGTCGACATCGCGCTGTGGGACCTGGCCGCCCGGCACGCGGGGCGGAGCCTGGCGTCGCTGCTCACCACGCACCCCCGCACCGAACTGCCCGTCTACGGCTCCAGCCTCGGCCCCGCCGGGGTCGCCGAGACCGCGGCGCACTGCGGGGCGCTCGGGCTGACCGCCGTGAAGGTCAAGGTCGGCTTCGGCCGGGACCGGGACCTGGACAACGTCCGCACCACGCGGCGCGTCCTCGGCGACGGGGCGCAGATCTTCGCCGACGCCAACCAGGCGTGGTCGTTGCCCGAGGCGCTGCGGATGCTGCCGGCGCTGGCCGACCTGGGTGTCGCCTGGGTCGAGGAGCCGCTCGCCGGCGACCGGCCGGAGGAACTCGACGAACTCGGCACCCGCACCGGCATGCCCCTGGCCACCGGCGAGAACCTCTACGGCGCCGCGGCCTTCACCCCGTACCTGCGGGGCAGCGGGGTCACCATCGTGCAACCGGACCTCACCAAGGTCGGTGGGATCAGCGAGTACCTGACGGTGCTCCGGGCCGCCGAGGCCGCCGGCAAGACCGTCAACCCGCATCTGTACAACGGCGCGATCGCGACCGCCGCGACCGTGCAGGTGGCCGCCAGCAG is drawn from Micromonospora sp. NBC_01740 and contains these coding sequences:
- a CDS encoding mandelate racemase/muconate lactonizing enzyme family protein gives rise to the protein MGLSGDLQHAPDVVDQAAPAAGKAGPSVGAVRLPDVPVADVRCRVFRARPAEQIAMSFAPLTHRVMVLVEVELADGSIGVGESWANYPSWAWRERIATIREGVTPLLLGTRPADPADAQRALMAKLGPLGRQWGAPGPIHQAVSAVDIALWDLAARHAGRSLASLLTTHPRTELPVYGSSLGPAGVAETAAHCGALGLTAVKVKVGFGRDRDLDNVRTTRRVLGDGAQIFADANQAWSLPEALRMLPALADLGVAWVEEPLAGDRPEELDELGTRTGMPLATGENLYGAAAFTPYLRGSGVTIVQPDLTKVGGISEYLTVLRAAEAAGKTVNPHLYNGAIATAATVQVAASSPATSLVEWDVRSNPLRRAADEFLTAHGTVTVPNRPGLGIDLDPDQLEPYEEQLS